In a genomic window of Helianthus annuus cultivar XRQ/B chromosome 10, HanXRQr2.0-SUNRISE, whole genome shotgun sequence:
- the LOC110881636 gene encoding DNA ligase 1-like: MGYSGSLNNANYLKACFSKPYKFFIHSVVHALSHRKGGYDVMKDYQICMVIALVLNKKYNFSRIVFHYMKENITSKSRSWMYPRFVQMMLDHAYPDLVKDEDNDLLVLNHMDNETLIRLSKYHKNWPKPKTKAELFGFIKSANYEDPDPMNHLKWRNDEEMNEKNADDELTKLAEFKETCNEWFTKEEKKKRERKRTPKVQAEEGSSSQPQRKRKKKTIETMLVDEPEEDETEVNVDIDQDPVSPEAEHLLKSINENVDAEKAAGEKVGDDEEKSSSSSEDDIDVESDRWIKENYDPRDRLIKRKRKRSADDDDDEAYVPSPENVRKYKHHLLQEEINLLQGNVFNLQLSEKDISLEKIDDFSFVNDNRVKKLQKNVDEVLVEKEKLEACVKIVESENSSLLKKIEADQAEIDIMKVRIAGLEEEKARRDEQNEYFKLKNK; encoded by the exons ATGGGATACAGTGGTTCGTTGAACAACGCAAACTATTTGAAGGCTTGTTTTTCGAAGCCGTATAAGTTCTTCATTCACTCAGTGGTTCATGCACTTAGTCATAGAAAGGGTGGATACGACGTGATGAAAGATTACCAGATATGTATGGTGATTGCGttagtgttgaacaaaaagtataACTTTTCAAGAATCGTTTTCCACTACATGAAAGAGAATATTACTTCTAAAAGTCGAAGTTGGATGTATCCGAGGTTTGTGCAAATGATGCTTGATCATGCCTATCCGGATCTGGTGAAAGATGAAGATAATGATCTTTTGGTGTTGAATCACATGGATAACGAGACGTTGATCAGattatccaagtatcacaaaaatTGGCCAAAACCCAAGACAAAGGCAGAGTTATTTGGATTCATCAAGAGTGCTAACTACGAAGATCCAGATCCTATGAATCATTTGAAGTGGAGAAATGACGAAGAGATGAATGAGAAAAATGCAGATGATGAATTAACAAAGTTAGCAGAATTCAAGGAAACATGTAATGAGTGGTTtacaaaagaagaaaagaagaaaagagagagaaagagaactCCTAAAGTTCAAGCTGAAGAAGGTTCGTCTTCACAACCGCAGAGGAAACGAAAGAAGAAAACTATTGAAACAATGTTGGTCGATGAACCTGAAGAAGATGAAACAGAAGTAAATGTTGACATAGATCAAGATCCAGTATCTCCTGAAGCTGAACATTTGTTGAAAAGTATTAACGAAAATGTGGATGCTGAGAAAGCAGCTGGTGAGAAAGTGGGTGACGATGAAGAGAAAAGTTCATCTAGTTCTGAAGATGATATTGATGTTGAGTCTGATCGTTGGATTAAAGAAAATTATGATCCAAGGGATAGATtgataaaaaggaaaagaaaaaggagtgcggatgacgatgatgatgaagcGTATGTTCCATCCCCAGAAAATGTCAGGAAGTACAAACACCACCTTCTGCAGGAAGAAATAAATCTACTTCAAGGAAACGTGTTCAATCTCCAGCTGTCCGAAA AAGATATATCTCTTGAAAAGATTGATGATTTTAGTTTTGTGAATGATAATCGGGTAAAAAAGTTACAAAAGAATGTTGATGAAGTATTAGTTGAGAAAGAGAAGTTGGAAGCTTGTGTAAAGATAGTTGAATCTGAAAATTCGTCTTTGTTGAAGAAAATTGAAGCTGATCAAGCTGAGATTGATATTATGAAAGTTCGAATTGCAGGGTTGGAAGAAGAAAAGGCTCGTAGAGATGAACAGAATGAATATTTCAAGTTGAAGAACAAATAA